In the genome of Leptospira licerasiae serovar Varillal str. VAR 010, one region contains:
- a CDS encoding DUF1574 domain-containing protein: protein MKKNTFLLLPLFVLLISLGLDRLFTLEFFQYYYSNTLSHLNFISKEDLYSDLKEYLKNDPASRKKTLVFFGNSRALLLPTRELEKKHPDWMLYNFSVPGGSPDYFLYWIERFRSDGTRPDFVLLDQSLEIYNKTPVLALDEVLIYGLSPEFFFRHWTRYSREELSVFISKHLFHTYRDRPKLWRIWERMQNSSALAKVYEAAVQKVLTMLKEDRGSTPRELVKQKHTDEQLIQASEMDFSSYLKPYTFHTNMFEMQRDSIRILKEYNVPYATIWVKVARPYFNLYMTRKVETSDGLKTPMEVWKPIVEKFNQETGTAFWNMNEDPNYSCEEFADPGHMSPNCFPVFGDYIFKKLEDTFPKTQLK from the coding sequence ATGAAAAAGAATACATTCTTACTTCTTCCTCTATTCGTTCTTTTGATCTCTCTGGGTTTAGATCGATTGTTTACCCTGGAGTTTTTTCAATATTATTACTCTAACACTTTGTCTCACCTGAATTTTATCAGCAAAGAAGACCTGTATTCTGATCTGAAAGAGTATTTGAAAAACGACCCTGCTTCCCGCAAAAAAACCTTGGTATTCTTTGGGAATTCTAGAGCACTTTTACTTCCTACCAGAGAATTGGAAAAAAAACATCCGGATTGGATGCTTTATAATTTTTCCGTTCCAGGGGGTTCTCCGGATTATTTTTTATATTGGATAGAAAGATTTAGATCGGACGGTACAAGACCTGATTTTGTACTTTTGGACCAATCATTAGAAATTTATAATAAAACTCCGGTTCTTGCATTGGACGAGGTGCTGATCTACGGCCTTTCTCCCGAATTTTTCTTTAGGCATTGGACCAGATATTCTAGGGAGGAACTGTCCGTATTTATTTCTAAACACCTTTTTCATACGTACAGAGACAGGCCTAAGTTATGGAGAATTTGGGAAAGAATGCAAAATTCTTCCGCTTTGGCCAAGGTATATGAGGCAGCGGTCCAAAAAGTATTGACCATGTTAAAGGAAGATAGAGGAAGCACTCCTAGAGAATTAGTTAAGCAGAAGCATACGGATGAACAACTGATCCAGGCTTCCGAAATGGATTTTTCCTCCTATTTAAAACCTTATACGTTTCATACAAATATGTTCGAAATGCAAAGGGATTCCATCCGTATATTAAAGGAATACAATGTTCCTTATGCAACCATATGGGTGAAGGTTGCTCGCCCTTATTTTAATTTATATATGACTAGAAAGGTCGAGACTTCGGACGGGCTAAAAACTCCGATGGAAGTTTGGAAACCGATCGTAGAAAAGTTTAACCAGGAAACTGGGACTGCTTTTTGGAATATGAATGAAGATCCGAACTATAGTTGCGAAGAATTTGCCGACCCAGGCCATATGTCCCCGAATTGTTTTCCTGTATTCGGAGACTATATCTTCAAAAAGTTAGAAGATACTTTTCCTAAAACTCAACTAAAGTAA
- a CDS encoding SIR2 family NAD-dependent protein deacylase: MQLSPIVIEKFKNSKNILALTGAGISAESGVPTFRGKEGLWKQYRAEELATPQAFHRDPGLVWEWYIWRMELISTKSPNPAHYALVELEKKRSNFHLITQNVDGLHKKSGSEKIIEIHGNIFRNKCVRCAKMYESVIPELRKSTECPNCKSLVRPDVLWFGENYDTDLLNRAIFLAERSEIVFVIGSSGAVGIPVELARVAKENDAFVVEINIDPSGYSRYADLFLQGKAGEILPELIHYFS; the protein is encoded by the coding sequence ATGCAACTTTCCCCCATAGTAATTGAGAAGTTCAAAAATTCTAAAAATATTTTAGCTCTTACAGGCGCAGGAATTTCAGCGGAAAGTGGAGTCCCTACGTTTAGAGGAAAAGAAGGTCTTTGGAAACAATATAGAGCGGAGGAACTTGCGACTCCTCAAGCTTTCCATAGAGATCCAGGACTAGTTTGGGAGTGGTATATTTGGAGAATGGAACTGATCTCCACAAAGTCTCCGAATCCTGCTCATTATGCATTGGTGGAATTGGAAAAGAAAAGATCTAATTTCCATTTAATTACACAAAACGTGGACGGTCTTCATAAAAAGTCCGGTTCAGAAAAGATCATAGAAATTCACGGAAATATTTTTAGGAATAAATGTGTTCGCTGCGCTAAAATGTATGAATCGGTTATTCCAGAACTTAGAAAATCCACCGAATGCCCGAATTGTAAAAGTTTAGTAAGACCGGACGTTTTATGGTTCGGAGAAAATTACGATACGGATCTTTTAAATCGCGCAATCTTTCTAGCGGAAAGATCCGAGATTGTTTTTGTGATCGGTTCTTCCGGAGCTGTAGGAATTCCTGTAGAACTTGCCAGGGTCGCAAAAGAAAACGATGCCTTTGTAGTTGAGATCAATATAGATCCAAGCGGTTACAGTAGATATGCAGATCTATTCTTGCAAGGAAAAGCGGGAGAAATTCTCCCTGAGCTTATACATTACTTTAGTTGA
- a CDS encoding DJ-1 family glyoxalase III — MPKVLVPFADGMEEMEAVIVVDVLRRAGIEVVSAGISTKTVTASRGVKLVSDSLLSEIDPPSFDMIVLPGGNLGTKNLNANALVSEILKIFKKENRWIGAICAAPNVLLTHNILQNQKFTAFPGSVPEDEKYTGNRLELSDKILTSIGPGSAFEFSLKIVELLSGPEKRKEVEKGLQLPT, encoded by the coding sequence ATGCCCAAGGTGCTGGTTCCTTTTGCAGATGGAATGGAAGAAATGGAAGCAGTCATCGTAGTCGATGTGCTTAGAAGAGCAGGAATTGAGGTAGTTTCCGCAGGAATTTCCACGAAAACGGTCACCGCATCCAGAGGAGTAAAACTAGTCTCCGACTCTCTTTTATCGGAAATAGATCCGCCTTCTTTTGACATGATCGTTTTACCTGGCGGAAACCTGGGCACCAAAAATCTGAATGCAAACGCCTTGGTTTCGGAAATATTAAAAATATTTAAAAAAGAAAACAGATGGATCGGTGCAATCTGTGCAGCACCGAACGTTCTGCTAACTCACAACATTCTTCAAAACCAAAAATTCACAGCATTCCCCGGAAGCGTACCAGAAGACGAAAAATACACCGGAAACAGATTGGAACTCTCCGATAAAATTTTGACTAGTATCGGCCCCGGTTCGGCATTCGAATTTTCTTTAAAAATTGTGGAACTTCTTTCCGGACCGGAAAAAAGAAAGGAAGTAGAAAAGGGTCTCCAACTTCCTACTTAA
- a CDS encoding glycosyltransferase: MRPSVSVILPTYNESKNLPIAADRITRSLSDYRHEIIVVDDDSPDHTWEVAEHLQEKIPQLKVIRRLSGKGLSSAVLTGMGAAEGEVFVVMDSDLQHDEKILPEMIRSFYERDVDLCLGTRYAKGGSTGKWSLARIGISRFANFLAKGLLGLPVSDPMSGYFGIKRSVYSKTKNSINPRGFKILLEFLGRSKENLKIEEIPYTFQTRIFGETKLNNSVIKSFFLAILDIRFGKWISPTFLLYSLVGASGVLVNLAGFLIAELFKFPEVQTGIAFLDPFSLSVFFGIELSILSNFFLNNYFTFYERRYSGKSLIFGFLLFHSVSIVGILVQMSAFHFIYYSIFKQWDGTSELTLKFSADILSILTAMVSNYFLNSNLTWSKKPELKS; encoded by the coding sequence ATGCGACCATCCGTTTCCGTTATACTCCCTACCTACAACGAAAGTAAAAACCTACCTATTGCGGCGGATAGGATTACCAGATCTTTATCCGATTACCGTCATGAAATTATCGTGGTGGACGACGATAGTCCCGATCATACCTGGGAAGTTGCAGAACATCTTCAAGAAAAGATCCCGCAACTAAAAGTGATCCGTAGATTAAGCGGCAAAGGTTTATCATCCGCAGTTTTAACCGGCATGGGCGCTGCGGAAGGAGAAGTTTTCGTAGTGATGGATTCAGACCTGCAACACGACGAAAAGATCCTTCCTGAGATGATCCGTTCTTTTTATGAAAGAGATGTGGATCTCTGCCTTGGAACAAGATACGCTAAAGGTGGTTCCACTGGAAAATGGTCTTTAGCTAGAATCGGGATCAGTCGTTTTGCGAACTTTTTGGCAAAAGGACTTTTGGGTCTTCCTGTTTCAGATCCGATGAGCGGATATTTCGGGATTAAACGTTCCGTATATTCGAAAACTAAAAACTCGATCAACCCGAGAGGATTTAAGATCCTTTTGGAATTTTTGGGAAGAAGTAAAGAAAATCTGAAAATAGAAGAAATCCCTTATACTTTTCAAACTAGAATATTCGGAGAAACAAAACTGAATAATTCCGTGATCAAAAGTTTCTTTCTGGCGATCTTAGATATTCGTTTCGGAAAATGGATCTCCCCAACCTTTCTGCTCTACTCGCTCGTAGGAGCAAGCGGTGTGCTGGTTAACTTAGCGGGGTTTTTGATCGCAGAATTATTCAAATTTCCTGAGGTCCAGACAGGAATCGCATTTTTAGATCCTTTTTCACTTTCCGTATTTTTCGGGATAGAACTTTCGATCCTTTCAAACTTCTTCTTAAATAACTACTTTACTTTTTACGAAAGAAGGTATTCCGGAAAAAGTTTGATCTTTGGATTCCTATTATTCCATTCAGTGAGTATAGTGGGCATTTTGGTCCAGATGTCGGCATTCCATTTCATTTATTATTCAATTTTCAAACAGTGGGATGGAACCTCGGAGCTCACTTTAAAATTCAGCGCTGATATTCTATCTATTTTAACTGCAATGGTCTCGAACTACTTCCTGAATTCGAATCTTACCTGGTCAAAAAAACCGGAATTGAAGAGCTAA